The following are encoded in a window of Megalopta genalis isolate 19385.01 chromosome 6, iyMegGena1_principal, whole genome shotgun sequence genomic DNA:
- the LOC117225888 gene encoding mitochondrial import inner membrane translocase subunit Tim17-A — MEYNREPCPWRIIDDCGGAFTMGAICGSLFQSFIGFRNAPSGINKRLLGGLSAVKNRVPQVAGNFALWGGLFSAIECTLIRCRSKDDPWNSILSGALTGGVLAARTGIPSMIGSATVGGVFLALVEGFGIMATRLHADSFAQHIQMYDAENLPEFQGLSSRARIGFNGTPVNADLPPRQMNGANSVDVDRIGKGR, encoded by the exons ATGGAATATAACCGGGAACCGTGTCCCTGGAGGATTATCGACGACTGCGGAGGCGCTTTCACTATGGGTGCCATTTGTGGATCACTCTTTCAG AGCTTCATCGGATTCCGGAACGCGCCTTCGGGAATCAATAAAAGGCTGCTCGGCGGTCTGTCGGCGGTGAAGAACCGTGTGCCCCAAGTGGCCGGCAATTTCGCGCTCTGGGGTGGCCTGTTCTCCGCGATCGAGTGCACCCTGATCCGCTGCAGATCGAAGGACGATCCTTGGAACTCGATCCTGAGCGGCGCTCTGACCGGAGGCGTCCTCGCCGCGAGGACCGGCATCCCGTCGATGATAGGAAGCGCGACCGTCGGCGGGGTGTTCCTGGCGTTGGTCGAAGGGTTCGGGATCATGGCGACGAGGCTTCACGCCGACTCCTTCGCCCAGCACATACAGATGTACGACGCAGAGAATCTTCCCGAGTTCCAGGGTCTGTCCTCTAGGGCCAGAATCGGCTTCAACGGAACGCCGGTAAACGCGGACCTACCCCCGAGGCAAATGAACGGCGCGAACTCTGTCGACGTGGACAGAATCGGCAAGGGCAGATGA